In Candidatus Abyssobacteria bacterium SURF_5, one genomic interval encodes:
- a CDS encoding biotin/lipoyl-binding protein has translation MAPQKNKTEKKKTGKASSRSPIKITDTTFRDGHQSTLATRMRTEDMMPIAARMNKVGFHSMEVWGGATFDVPTRFLAEDPWDRLRLLKKEMPDTPLQMLLRGQNLVGYRQYPDDVVRAFVKESAEAGIDVFRVFDALNDERNFETSFDAIKEAGKQIQGTICYSLTERRMGGPVFNINYYKEKAKRLEKMGADILCVKDMAGIISPYDAYDLISALKDTVAIPVCLHTHYTSGMASMSYMKAIEAGVDIIDTALAPFALRSSQPAIEPLLVMLAGTDRDPGLDLNELVELGQYVESIAPKYKQYLDTTAMSVIDTRVLVHQIPGGMTTNLVSQLKEAEALDRINEVYEELPRTRKELGYPPLVTPTSQIVGIQAVQNVLFGRYKMISDQVKDYLYGMYGQPPAPIDKEVQQIGLKDYCRGQVPTKKRPADLLEDGMEAAREDVKGLAKSETDVLIAAIYPVTGKRFLRWKYGIEPVPENVKPKTVEDVRRESELVAKALRGELVEKPKKEVPPKSPGARTLNVFVDGEYFEVTVDDTGMKPIIRTISQPVPTQAAAQSQQTATRAQSVQSAAPVEPASQTKPAPPQTATVTVKGATAVTAPMPGMIINVHVKEGDSVSQGDPVVILEAMKVENTLTASIGGKIVSVNCSRGDSVKKGQVLVQIG, from the coding sequence ATGGCACCCCAAAAAAATAAAACCGAAAAGAAGAAGACGGGGAAGGCATCGTCGAGGAGCCCCATCAAAATCACTGATACCACATTTCGTGATGGACATCAATCTACCCTTGCCACGCGGATGCGAACCGAGGACATGATGCCGATCGCCGCGCGCATGAACAAGGTGGGCTTCCATTCGATGGAAGTGTGGGGAGGCGCGACGTTCGACGTGCCGACGCGATTTTTAGCCGAGGACCCGTGGGACCGGCTGCGCTTGCTCAAGAAGGAAATGCCCGACACGCCGCTCCAGATGCTGCTGCGCGGCCAGAACCTGGTCGGCTACCGGCAGTACCCCGACGACGTTGTGCGCGCTTTCGTGAAGGAATCGGCGGAGGCGGGCATCGACGTATTCCGCGTGTTCGACGCGCTGAACGATGAGCGCAACTTCGAGACCTCGTTCGACGCAATCAAAGAAGCCGGCAAGCAGATACAGGGCACGATCTGCTACTCGCTCACCGAGCGCCGGATGGGCGGCCCGGTCTTCAACATCAATTATTATAAGGAGAAAGCGAAACGGCTCGAGAAGATGGGCGCCGACATCCTGTGCGTGAAAGATATGGCGGGCATCATTTCGCCATATGACGCATATGACCTGATCAGCGCGCTGAAGGATACGGTCGCCATTCCGGTCTGTCTGCACACGCACTACACCAGCGGCATGGCGTCGATGAGCTATATGAAAGCGATCGAGGCGGGCGTCGATATCATCGATACAGCGCTCGCGCCGTTTGCGCTTCGCTCGTCGCAGCCCGCGATCGAGCCGCTTCTGGTGATGCTCGCGGGGACCGACCGCGATCCGGGTCTTGACCTGAACGAGTTGGTCGAGCTTGGGCAGTACGTCGAGTCGATCGCTCCGAAGTACAAGCAGTACCTGGATACCACGGCCATGTCGGTGATCGATACGCGCGTGCTTGTGCACCAGATACCGGGCGGAATGACGACGAACCTGGTGAGTCAGCTCAAGGAGGCCGAGGCGCTCGATCGAATCAATGAGGTATATGAGGAACTGCCGCGCACGCGAAAAGAACTCGGGTATCCGCCGCTTGTGACGCCCACGAGCCAGATCGTGGGCATTCAGGCCGTCCAAAACGTGCTGTTTGGCCGCTACAAGATGATTTCGGACCAGGTGAAGGATTATCTGTACGGTATGTACGGACAGCCGCCCGCGCCCATCGATAAGGAAGTGCAGCAGATCGGGTTGAAGGATTATTGTCGGGGACAGGTGCCGACAAAAAAACGCCCCGCAGATTTGTTGGAGGACGGCATGGAGGCCGCGCGCGAAGATGTGAAGGGACTGGCAAAGAGCGAGACTGATGTGCTCATTGCAGCCATATATCCGGTGACGGGGAAGCGGTTCCTGCGGTGGAAATATGGTATCGAGCCGGTTCCCGAGAATGTAAAACCCAAGACGGTTGAAGACGTCAGACGTGAAAGCGAATTAGTTGCGAAGGCACTGCGGGGCGAGCTCGTTGAGAAGCCGAAGAAAGAAGTTCCCCCGAAAAGTCCCGGCGCACGGACGCTCAACGTCTTCGTGGACGGCGAGTATTTTGAGGTGACCGTCGACGATACCGGCATGAAACCGATTATAAGAACCATCTCGCAGCCGGTACCGACGCAAGCAGCAGCACAGTCGCAGCAAACGGCGACGCGCGCGCAGTCGGTGCAGTCCGCCGCTCCGGTGGAACCGGCGAGCCAAACCAAACCGGCGCCGCCCCAGACCGCGACAGTAACCGTCAAGGGCGCGACAGCCGTAACCGCTCCCATGCCCGGAATGATCATCAACGTGCATGTCAAAGAGGGCGACTCCGTCAGTCAAGGCGATCCGGTCGTCATCCTCGAAGCGATGAAGGTGGAGAACACGCTGACGGCAAGCATCGGCGGAAAGATAGTCTCAGTCAATTGCAGTCGCGGCGACTCCGTCAAGAAAGGCCAGGTGCTGGTGCAGATCGGGTGA